A portion of the Atribacterota bacterium genome contains these proteins:
- a CDS encoding isochorismatase family protein, with protein sequence MRTLLIVDVQNDFLKGGSLEVKNAENIIPVINMLMDKFDFVIASKDWHPQKSNHFEKWPVHCVAESPGAEFPSNLECDKVNQIFYKGTDNKDDGYSAFESTNIKISNYLKEKEIKELYICGIALEFCVKSTAMDALKENVKVFLIRDAIATFSKEKTDIDKTYSELKKAGAEIVLAEQIN encoded by the coding sequence ATGAGGACTTTATTAATTGTTGATGTGCAAAATGATTTTTTAAAAGGTGGTTCCCTTGAAGTGAAGAATGCTGAAAATATTATCCCTGTTATAAACATGCTGATGGACAAATTTGATTTTGTAATTGCTTCCAAGGACTGGCACCCTCAAAAAAGTAATCATTTTGAAAAATGGCCGGTTCACTGTGTTGCTGAAAGCCCGGGAGCTGAATTTCCCTCTAATTTAGAATGTGATAAGGTTAATCAAATATTTTATAAGGGCACAGATAATAAAGATGATGGCTATTCAGCTTTTGAGTCGACGAATATTAAGATTTCAAATTATTTGAAAGAAAAAGAAATTAAGGAGCTGTATATCTGTGGAATTGCTCTGGAGTTTTGTGTAAAATCTACAGCGATGGATGCTCTAAAAGAAAATGTTAAAGTTTTTTTAATACGTGATGCTATTGCTACATTTTCGAAGGAGAAAACAGATATTGATAAAACATATTCAGAGCTGAAAAAGGCAGGTGCAGAAATAGTATTGGCTGAACAAATTAATTAA